The following proteins are encoded in a genomic region of Mycolicibacterium rutilum:
- a CDS encoding aromatic-ring-hydroxylating dioxygenase subunit beta: MNAVAVDRDTREAVEAFMFREAELLDGGQFREWLGLLDPDIRYVVPVRTTREDSAGWVGAIAHWNDDYTGLEMRVLRGETDFSWAESPRSRTRHFVSNIRTTAGPEADELTVRSNLLFFRSRGDSGRWELLSAERVDVLRRTDDSLRLARREVLLDHSTLPIDNLSVVL; this comes from the coding sequence ATGAACGCGGTTGCGGTCGATCGAGATACCCGTGAGGCCGTCGAGGCGTTCATGTTCCGGGAGGCGGAGCTACTCGATGGGGGGCAGTTCCGAGAATGGTTGGGTCTGCTCGACCCCGACATCCGGTATGTGGTTCCGGTGCGCACCACCCGTGAGGATTCCGCGGGTTGGGTGGGCGCGATCGCGCACTGGAACGACGACTACACGGGCTTGGAGATGCGGGTCCTCCGGGGCGAGACGGACTTCTCGTGGGCCGAGTCACCTCGGTCGCGGACCCGGCACTTCGTGTCCAACATCCGCACGACTGCCGGACCGGAGGCTGATGAGTTGACCGTGCGCTCAAATCTCTTGTTCTTCCGCAGCCGCGGAGACAGCGGCCGGTGGGAGTTGCTCTCGGCCGAACGCGTCGACGTGTTGCGCCGCACCGACGATTCGCTGCGGCTCGCTCGGCGCGAGGTGTTACTCGATCACTCGACGTTGCCTATCGACAACCTGTCGGTAGTCCTGTAG
- a CDS encoding FAD-binding protein — MGDLDVSVQECDVLVVGGGIGGVRAALRAAELGSSVILVEKAVVSRAGPMTYVHSQYAPDHRVQGEEMTEWAREFVVGSNYLADQDWVQQYIAEAYDRVNEQIEWGVPYSTHEDGSLKYVTVRGHNLGTTLGVDGRVCMEILKERMKAAGVRLFERVDVIDLLTTDGCRPTAGAVCGAVGVNVVTGQCHVFTAGSVILNTGPWYPKLHYAFADHCSGEGHVAAWRVGAEFAGMEFGQFAAWSYFNRSFFTPGQAKIQGIGGKFCNAAGEYFMDRYDPIWGDKGGLFTIARAIMTEMVEGRGPCYLDLRHVPQADLEVLYEVSPTVRRAFTEFEVDPSTDLLEVTPFIVLGTSSTSGPTIDLDGATTVPGLYAAGYGTACPHLMSGISGSGISSFSAVAGYRAGTAAAARGGHAVPRSVWENQAQESFAEYFAPMRRLRQVRPADVWKAIGEATANPAFALFKSEARIDSALAELYRIRDRVLRYVFAPDYQELKKAHEVRAYLTLAIITCEAMKRRTESRGELFRIDYPYADNDEWLKWLLVRRGSGGEFDLQFSERDLPIQSWPVQAPPGRHPSPYTVPQGYREEAAVQ, encoded by the coding sequence ATGGGTGACCTGGATGTGTCGGTCCAAGAATGCGACGTCTTGGTAGTGGGTGGGGGAATTGGCGGAGTGCGGGCAGCACTACGGGCCGCGGAGTTGGGGTCGTCGGTGATTCTGGTGGAGAAAGCGGTGGTGTCTCGGGCAGGGCCGATGACGTATGTCCACAGCCAATACGCCCCTGATCACCGGGTGCAGGGTGAGGAGATGACGGAGTGGGCGCGCGAGTTCGTGGTGGGCAGCAATTATTTGGCCGATCAGGATTGGGTGCAGCAGTACATAGCCGAGGCCTATGACAGGGTAAACGAGCAGATCGAGTGGGGTGTGCCCTATTCCACCCATGAGGATGGGTCGCTGAAGTATGTGACGGTCCGCGGCCACAACCTCGGCACGACGCTGGGTGTGGATGGTCGCGTGTGTATGGAAATCCTCAAGGAGAGGATGAAAGCGGCGGGGGTGCGACTGTTCGAGCGAGTCGATGTGATCGATCTGTTGACCACCGACGGGTGCCGGCCCACCGCTGGTGCGGTGTGTGGTGCGGTGGGGGTAAACGTTGTCACTGGCCAGTGTCATGTCTTTACGGCGGGCAGCGTCATCCTCAACACCGGCCCTTGGTACCCCAAGCTGCATTACGCGTTCGCCGACCATTGCAGCGGGGAAGGTCATGTGGCGGCCTGGCGAGTGGGTGCTGAGTTCGCCGGCATGGAATTCGGCCAGTTCGCTGCCTGGAGTTACTTCAATCGGTCATTCTTCACACCGGGTCAAGCCAAGATTCAGGGGATCGGTGGCAAGTTCTGCAACGCGGCGGGCGAGTACTTCATGGACCGCTATGACCCGATCTGGGGCGATAAGGGCGGGCTGTTCACCATCGCGCGCGCGATCATGACCGAGATGGTCGAGGGCCGAGGGCCGTGCTATCTCGACTTGCGTCACGTACCACAGGCGGATCTAGAGGTGCTGTATGAAGTGTCTCCGACGGTGCGGCGCGCCTTTACCGAGTTTGAGGTCGATCCCTCCACTGACCTGCTGGAGGTGACCCCGTTCATCGTGCTCGGCACGAGCAGCACCAGCGGTCCCACGATCGACCTGGACGGAGCCACCACAGTGCCCGGCCTGTACGCGGCCGGGTATGGCACGGCGTGCCCGCATTTGATGTCGGGAATTTCTGGCAGCGGGATCTCGAGCTTCTCGGCTGTTGCGGGGTACCGGGCGGGCACTGCGGCGGCGGCGCGCGGCGGTCACGCGGTACCGCGCAGTGTGTGGGAGAACCAGGCACAGGAGAGCTTCGCGGAGTATTTCGCGCCGATGCGTCGGCTGCGGCAGGTCCGGCCGGCGGATGTGTGGAAAGCCATCGGCGAGGCGACGGCCAATCCGGCATTCGCATTGTTTAAGTCGGAGGCACGGATCGATTCAGCGCTCGCTGAGCTGTACCGGATCCGGGATCGGGTACTGCGTTACGTTTTCGCGCCGGACTATCAAGAACTTAAGAAGGCGCATGAGGTGCGCGCATACCTGACGTTGGCGATCATCACCTGTGAGGCGATGAAGCGGCGCACCGAAAGTCGCGGGGAGCTGTTTCGTATCGACTACCCCTACGCGGACAACGATGAGTGGCTGAAGTGGCTGCTCGTCCGCCGGGGCAGCGGCGGTGAATTCGATCTGCAGTTCAGCGAACGCGACCTGCCGATTCAGTCGTGGCCGGTGCAGGCCCCGCCCGGCCGCCATCCAAGTCCATATACCGTGCCGCAAGGCTACCGGGAGGAGGCGGCGGTTCAGTGA
- a CDS encoding 4Fe-4S dicluster domain-containing protein — MIESIDETTCDGCNVCIDSCPTGVIRLVEGDEPWSTTKWRAKIIYPNDCHSCRLCAIDCHVDAIVVSHALVIPDPFLPGVEPLDGSRDAPPDEKKT; from the coding sequence GTGATCGAAAGCATCGACGAAACAACGTGCGACGGGTGCAACGTCTGCATCGACAGCTGCCCAACCGGGGTGATCCGGCTGGTGGAGGGCGACGAACCGTGGTCCACGACCAAGTGGCGAGCCAAGATCATCTACCCCAACGACTGTCATTCCTGTCGGTTGTGCGCAATCGATTGCCACGTGGACGCGATCGTTGTCAGCCACGCACTAGTGATCCCCGACCCCTTCCTCCCGGGCGTAGAGCCCCTCGACGGCAGCCGCGACGCTCCGCCCGACGAAAAGAAAACTTGA
- a CDS encoding aldehyde dehydrogenase family protein codes for MISANLIINGREETSDRTIDVVSPADIRVLLGSVPDAAPGQVDEAVAAAAMAFPEWSSRPLEERQGALLAAAGTIHDMIEEYAPILSRENGKILEESHVDLEFASGICGYTAGISAEILADQQIRDTGGTTLIRRRPMGPVAAITPWNFPVVLAFMKLAPALVAGNTVVLKPAASSPLVLAEIIRALQQHFPPGVLNMVTGGDAVGEALVAHPSIRKIGFTGGIDTGRKVMAAAARDIKRVTLELGGNDPAILLDDVDLSPETMRQIVKGAFGTTGQVCFGLKRIYVPTRIHDRFVEAFSAAVDEIVVGPGDDPRVTMGPLNNAQQKNLVEKIVDDARSSGATVTTLGQRLDSAAWDHGHFMMPSVVTEADPRLAIVEEEQFGPVVPVLKYDELDDVIRLVNQSQYGLAASIWTSDEERAFLLGRRFDTGSVFINSHTFTSLDPRAPFGGAKASGLGREFSPASLDSYTELQTISRRIGPPGPPLS; via the coding sequence ATGATCAGCGCAAACCTCATCATCAACGGACGTGAGGAAACATCCGACCGGACGATCGACGTCGTCAGCCCGGCTGATATTCGGGTACTGCTCGGTTCGGTCCCAGACGCCGCACCCGGGCAGGTCGACGAAGCGGTCGCAGCGGCCGCAATGGCGTTCCCAGAATGGTCATCGCGGCCCCTGGAAGAACGCCAGGGAGCACTACTTGCCGCCGCAGGCACGATCCACGACATGATCGAGGAATATGCGCCGATCCTGAGCAGGGAGAACGGAAAGATCCTCGAAGAGTCGCACGTCGACCTCGAATTCGCGTCGGGCATTTGCGGCTACACCGCAGGCATTTCGGCTGAAATCCTTGCAGACCAACAGATTCGCGACACCGGGGGCACGACCCTCATCCGCCGCCGCCCAATGGGGCCGGTGGCCGCCATCACGCCGTGGAACTTCCCGGTGGTCCTGGCATTCATGAAGCTGGCGCCCGCGCTCGTCGCCGGCAACACAGTCGTCTTGAAGCCGGCGGCAAGCTCCCCGTTGGTTCTCGCCGAGATCATCCGAGCCCTCCAACAGCACTTCCCTCCGGGCGTGCTCAACATGGTCACCGGTGGCGACGCGGTCGGAGAAGCACTCGTCGCCCACCCGAGTATTCGCAAGATTGGTTTCACCGGCGGCATCGATACCGGGCGCAAAGTTATGGCCGCGGCCGCGCGCGACATCAAGAGGGTGACGCTCGAGCTGGGCGGAAACGACCCCGCGATCCTCCTCGACGACGTCGACCTCTCGCCCGAGACTATGCGGCAGATCGTAAAAGGCGCGTTCGGGACCACCGGCCAGGTGTGCTTCGGTCTCAAACGTATCTACGTGCCGACCCGAATCCACGACCGCTTCGTGGAAGCGTTCTCAGCCGCCGTGGATGAAATCGTCGTCGGGCCCGGCGACGACCCCCGAGTCACCATGGGGCCGCTGAACAACGCTCAGCAGAAGAACCTCGTCGAGAAGATCGTGGACGACGCGCGCTCGAGCGGCGCGACCGTCACCACCCTCGGCCAGCGGCTCGATTCGGCGGCCTGGGACCACGGCCACTTCATGATGCCCAGCGTGGTCACTGAGGCTGATCCCCGCCTCGCAATCGTCGAAGAGGAACAGTTCGGCCCGGTAGTGCCCGTGCTGAAATACGACGAACTCGACGACGTGATCCGGCTCGTGAATCAATCGCAATACGGGCTTGCCGCCTCGATCTGGACGTCAGATGAAGAGCGGGCGTTCCTGCTCGGCCGTCGGTTCGACACCGGCTCCGTCTTCATCAACAGCCACACCTTCACCTCCCTCGACCCCCGCGCACCCTTCGGCGGGGCGAAAGCGAGCGGCTTGGGACGCGAATTCTCTCCAGCCAGCCTGGATTCCTACACCGAATTACAAACAATCAGCCGTCGCATCGGGCCGCCAGGCCCTCCGCTGTCCTGA
- the istB gene encoding IS21-like element helper ATPase IstB, with protein MTPTPRTPKTTATLEGPSAAASRYQQLRSHLAELKLHAAAEALPAVLDQANAENLSLTIALERLLAVEVDASTARRLAGRLRFACLPTPATLADFDVDAAAGIDRKLINELGTCRYLESATNILLIGPPGTGKTHLSVGLARAAAHAGYRTYFTTAADLAARCHRAAIEGRWATTMRFYAGPTLLVIDELGYLPLPAEAASALFQVVSQRYLKTSIVITTNRGVGAWGDILGDTTVAAAMLDRLLHRSVVINLDGQSYRLRDHHDAAETLRRTTTGTRQPLH; from the coding sequence ATGACACCCACCCCACGCACCCCAAAAACCACCGCCACCCTTGAGGGCCCGTCGGCGGCGGCCAGCCGCTATCAGCAGTTGCGCTCGCATCTGGCCGAACTCAAACTGCACGCCGCCGCCGAAGCCCTCCCTGCAGTCCTGGACCAAGCCAACGCCGAAAACCTCTCACTCACCATCGCCCTGGAGCGGCTGCTGGCCGTGGAAGTCGACGCCAGCACCGCACGAAGGCTGGCCGGACGGCTACGGTTCGCCTGCCTACCCACCCCGGCCACGCTGGCCGACTTCGACGTCGATGCCGCCGCCGGCATCGACCGCAAGCTCATCAACGAACTGGGCACCTGCCGCTACCTTGAATCAGCGACCAACATCCTGCTCATCGGCCCACCCGGGACCGGCAAAACCCACCTCTCGGTCGGACTGGCCCGAGCAGCCGCCCACGCCGGCTACCGCACATACTTCACCACCGCCGCCGACCTGGCCGCCCGCTGCCACCGCGCCGCCATCGAAGGACGCTGGGCCACCACCATGCGCTTCTACGCCGGCCCCACACTGCTGGTCATCGACGAGCTCGGCTACCTGCCACTGCCCGCCGAAGCAGCATCGGCACTGTTTCAGGTTGTCTCCCAACGATATTTGAAAACGAGCATCGTCATCACCACCAACCGCGGAGTCGGCGCCTGGGGCGACATCCTCGGTGACACCACCGTCGCCGCAGCCATGCTCGATCGCCTCCTGCACCGATCGGTAGTCATCAACCTCGACGGCCAGTCCTACCGACTACGCGATCACCACGACGCCGCCGAAACCCTGCGACGCACCACCACCGGCACCCGCCAACCACTACACTGA